From the Sulfurospirillum tamanense genome, one window contains:
- the hypF gene encoding carbamoyltransferase HypF, producing MEGLVQGVGFRPFVYTLALSHALSGFVLNSPEGVSIEVEGDEAKIDAFEQDLKTSLPPLARIDLLQKTLKPLENSTVFEIRQSLHTGAKHSAVLPDMALCEDCAQEMADPSNHRYGYAFTNCTNCGPRYSIIRTVPYDRPNTSMEPFIMCALCQAEYDNPLDRRYHAQPISCPHCGPTLSLHRMSDGATLVEGDEAIEALAQYLCAGNIVAMKGMGGFHLMCDGENAQAVALLRARKQRPTKPFALMCKDIKTIHSHALLSEHEETMVCSIQKPIVLVKKRATSTLPEIIAPHTDRLGLFLPYTPLHVKLFSFLNGCIVATSANRSGEPIVESAELLREKLAGVVDVYLDYNREIVNASDDSVVQLVGDRPVLLRASRGLTPQTFQTKSQCKQTILAVGAEQKNAIALFYEGKIIQSPYIGDMHTLETFGFFEKTLGTLERFYGVKCDAIVCDKHPYYATSQWAKVQGVPVHTVQHHHAHIRAVMFEHGLEGPVLGVAWDGTGYGDDGTIWGGEFLRCEGKAYARVAHFKPFKLLGGDASTKDIWRILFTIFCDIPEEKWHLHVKRLFGNVPKNKQAVLKKLHQKGLNSPYCSSVGRLFDAVAALAFGLEKVSYDGESGLLVERAVKPEYLEAYPFTCKEGVIDYEEVFLAMLEDDKEQICTKFINGLVCCIIDVAKKEKLPLVIGGGVFQNKTLLERLIIATKKENIPLYFPQKITPNDGAIAIGQLMQHI from the coding sequence GTGGAAGGCCTGGTGCAAGGGGTTGGGTTTCGGCCCTTTGTGTATACCCTTGCATTAAGCCACGCTCTTTCGGGCTTTGTCCTCAATTCGCCCGAGGGCGTGAGCATTGAGGTGGAGGGGGACGAGGCAAAAATTGACGCCTTCGAACAGGATTTAAAAACATCCTTGCCACCTCTTGCCCGCATCGATCTTTTGCAAAAAACACTCAAACCTTTGGAAAATTCGACCGTTTTTGAGATTCGCCAAAGCTTGCACACAGGAGCAAAGCACTCGGCCGTGCTTCCCGACATGGCTTTGTGTGAAGATTGTGCTCAAGAGATGGCCGACCCCTCCAATCACCGCTACGGATACGCGTTTACAAACTGTACCAATTGTGGTCCGCGCTATTCCATCATCCGTACCGTGCCTTATGATCGCCCCAATACCTCCATGGAGCCTTTTATCATGTGTGCCTTGTGTCAAGCGGAGTATGATAATCCTCTTGATAGACGGTACCATGCTCAGCCCATCAGTTGCCCCCATTGCGGGCCCACGCTTAGCTTGCACCGTATGAGCGATGGCGCAACATTGGTGGAGGGAGACGAAGCCATTGAAGCGCTAGCACAATACTTGTGCGCAGGCAACATTGTGGCCATGAAGGGCATGGGCGGGTTTCACCTTATGTGTGATGGGGAAAATGCACAGGCTGTGGCCTTGCTTCGCGCACGAAAACAACGTCCCACAAAGCCTTTTGCGCTGATGTGTAAAGACATAAAAACTATCCATTCTCATGCGCTTTTGAGTGAGCATGAAGAGACTATGGTGTGTTCCATTCAAAAACCCATTGTTTTGGTTAAAAAACGTGCTACATCAACTTTGCCAGAAATTATTGCGCCACATACGGATAGGCTAGGGTTGTTTTTGCCCTATACTCCTTTACATGTAAAACTGTTTTCTTTTTTAAACGGGTGCATTGTGGCCACAAGTGCCAACCGTTCAGGGGAACCCATCGTAGAAAGCGCAGAGTTATTGCGTGAAAAATTGGCAGGTGTGGTGGATGTGTATCTGGACTACAACCGTGAGATTGTCAATGCCAGTGATGATTCCGTGGTACAGTTGGTGGGCGATAGACCTGTCTTATTGCGCGCTTCAAGAGGGTTAACGCCCCAAACTTTTCAGACCAAAAGCCAATGCAAGCAGACTATTTTGGCAGTAGGGGCCGAGCAAAAAAACGCTATCGCACTTTTTTATGAGGGCAAAATCATTCAAAGTCCTTATATTGGTGACATGCACACCCTAGAAACCTTTGGGTTCTTTGAAAAAACCCTAGGGACTCTAGAGCGCTTTTATGGGGTGAAATGCGACGCAATCGTGTGCGATAAACATCCTTATTATGCAACTTCCCAGTGGGCAAAAGTGCAAGGCGTGCCTGTACACACGGTGCAACACCACCACGCCCACATTCGTGCGGTGATGTTTGAACATGGCCTTGAAGGCCCCGTGCTAGGCGTGGCGTGGGATGGGACGGGCTATGGAGACGATGGAACCATATGGGGTGGAGAATTTTTGCGCTGTGAGGGTAAAGCATATGCGCGCGTAGCCCATTTTAAACCCTTTAAGCTTCTTGGCGGGGATGCGAGCACTAAAGATATTTGGCGAATTTTATTTACAATTTTCTGCGATATTCCTGAGGAGAAATGGCATTTACATGTAAAGAGGCTTTTTGGCAATGTTCCAAAAAACAAACAAGCAGTGTTGAAAAAACTTCATCAAAAAGGACTCAATTCCCCTTACTGTTCTTCTGTGGGAAGGTTGTTCGATGCCGTTGCAGCATTGGCTTTTGGGTTAGAAAAAGTGAGTTATGATGGTGAGAGTGGTTTGCTTGTTGAGCGTGCTGTAAAGCCTGAATACCTAGAGGCTTACCCTTTTACATGTAAAGAAGGTGTGATTGATTATGAGGAAGTTTTTTTGGCAATGCTAGAAGATGATAAAGAGCAAATATGCACAAAATTTATTAATGGTCTTGTTTGTTGTATTATTGATGTTGCAAAAAAAGAAAAATTACCTCTTGTTATCGGCGGGGGAGTGTTTCAAAACAAAACCCTTCTTGAGCGCCTAATTATCGCGACAAAAAAAGAAAATATCCCCCTGTATTTTCCTCAAAAAATAACACCAAATGACGGTGCAATTGCCATAGGGCAGTTGATGCAACATATTTAG
- a CDS encoding HyaD/HybD family hydrogenase maturation endopeptidase gives MKVLVLGIGNVMFSDEGVGVHLCHLVEQKYAFTSSEHTVDFVDGGTLAERLIPIIAPYDALIIFDCVDANDGKIGDVYFFDFEDVPNSITWQGSAHEVEMLQTLTMMDLLGDRPPTKVIGIIPEVISITTLEMTKAVREGATVMEKTFIEHMRNIGFDVVVQKPELTIQQVANLACQREYDDSSV, from the coding sequence ATGAAGGTTCTTGTACTTGGAATAGGCAATGTGATGTTCTCCGACGAAGGTGTCGGAGTCCATCTTTGCCATTTGGTTGAACAAAAGTATGCGTTTACTTCTTCTGAGCACACCGTCGATTTTGTCGACGGTGGCACCCTTGCTGAACGATTAATCCCTATTATTGCACCTTATGACGCTTTGATTATTTTTGATTGTGTAGATGCAAATGATGGTAAAATTGGCGATGTCTATTTTTTTGATTTTGAAGACGTGCCCAATTCGATTACATGGCAAGGAAGTGCTCACGAAGTGGAAATGCTTCAAACATTAACAATGATGGATTTACTAGGCGATAGGCCTCCTACGAAAGTGATTGGTATTATTCCTGAAGTCATCTCCATCACGACCCTTGAAATGACCAAAGCAGTGCGCGAAGGTGCAACTGTTATGGAAAAAACATTTATCGAACATATGCGCAACATTGGGTTTGACGTTGTGGTGCAAAAACCAGAGCTCACCATCCAACAAGTTGCTAATCTTGCGTGCCAAAGAGAGTATGATGATTCTAGCGTTTGA
- the cybH gene encoding Ni/Fe-hydrogenase, b-type cytochrome subunit yields MSKRTRVYEFSAGYRWTHWIRFIMMFILVGTGFYLTYVFASPKPSGEPILFLHAEMRMWHQIAGFVLIAATIFKTYLFFFDRISKLERVSFWDFISPKAWIAQIKYYLFMGPHPHMRGAYNPLQFMAYLGLYAMVVLICLTGLILYVHVYHEGLGGFLYDYMRPIEAMMGGLANVRAIHHITMWGILIFTPIHIYLAIFSSLKGKEGSMDAVFSGYKYTKNDHH; encoded by the coding sequence ATGTCAAAACGCACAAGAGTTTATGAATTTTCAGCTGGCTACAGGTGGACGCACTGGATACGTTTTATTATGATGTTTATCCTAGTGGGCACGGGGTTTTACTTGACCTACGTGTTCGCATCCCCTAAGCCTTCGGGTGAGCCCATTTTATTTTTGCATGCAGAAATGAGAATGTGGCATCAAATTGCAGGATTTGTGCTCATAGCAGCAACAATCTTCAAGACATACCTGTTCTTTTTTGATCGTATTAGCAAATTAGAGCGTGTTTCTTTTTGGGACTTCATTAGTCCAAAGGCTTGGATTGCGCAGATTAAGTATTACTTATTTATGGGGCCACACCCTCATATGCGCGGTGCTTACAATCCGCTTCAATTCATGGCTTACCTTGGGTTGTATGCTATGGTTGTCTTAATTTGTCTAACGGGACTTATTTTGTATGTGCATGTATACCATGAAGGCCTTGGTGGGTTTTTGTATGATTATATGCGACCAATCGAAGCGATGATGGGTGGGCTTGCCAATGTAAGGGCGATTCACCACATCACTATGTGGGGGATTTTGATTTTTACTCCTATCCATATCTATTTGGCAATCTTTAGCTCCCTCAAAGGCAAAGAAGGCTCCATGGATGCAGTTTTCAGTGGGTACAAATACACTAAAAACGACCATCATTAA
- a CDS encoding nickel-dependent hydrogenase large subunit: MSKRIIVDPITRIEGHLRVEVEVDDNNVVTEAYASSTLWRGLETILKGRDPRDAGFFVQRICGVCTYSHYKAGIEAVENALGIQPPLNAVLTRSLMLVSLFMHDHPVHFYQLHGLDWVDVVSALSADPKKASEIAFQYTDSPIATGHDHLKAVQERVAAFVKKGHLGPFANAYWGHKTYHLTPEQNLIALSHYLECLRIQRTAAQMMAIFGAKQPHPQSLTVGGVTCIMDLMSPARLGEFMVKYQEVADFINRAYYPDVVMAGKAYAVEESVLNDLGTANLFTYKEFPINANETIFESGIIMNGDLSQVLEIDESKITEEATRAWYVDNEPLHPYDGKQNPNYTGFVSMDTINDKGELAHSKAIDTKGKYTWVKAPRYDGKPMQTGPLANIVVNYAKGNPRVVKVVDQFLKETGLPLAAALSTLGRTACRMLETKVIIDSGMEAFQSLVNNLKVDQETCAPYVIDKNKEYRGRYIGNVPRGVLSHWVRIKGGVIENYQAVVPTTWNASPKDASGVRGPYEEALVGLKIADLSQPLEIIRIIHSFDPCLACAVHVMDTKGNEISSYKVNPNGTSC; the protein is encoded by the coding sequence ATGAGTAAGCGAATTATTGTAGACCCCATTACACGAATCGAAGGCCACCTTCGCGTTGAAGTAGAAGTTGATGATAACAATGTGGTAACAGAAGCTTACGCTTCTTCAACCCTATGGCGTGGTCTTGAAACCATTTTAAAGGGACGTGATCCTAGAGATGCGGGCTTCTTTGTTCAGCGTATTTGTGGTGTTTGTACTTACTCTCACTACAAAGCAGGCATTGAAGCGGTAGAAAATGCCCTTGGCATTCAACCGCCACTTAATGCGGTATTGACACGTTCATTGATGCTTGTCTCTTTGTTTATGCATGACCACCCTGTGCACTTTTACCAACTCCATGGACTTGACTGGGTAGATGTGGTTTCTGCCCTAAGTGCAGATCCTAAAAAAGCATCCGAGATTGCATTCCAGTACACTGATAGCCCGATTGCAACTGGACATGACCACCTTAAAGCCGTACAAGAGCGTGTGGCAGCCTTTGTTAAAAAAGGACACCTTGGGCCGTTCGCGAATGCTTACTGGGGACACAAAACATACCACTTAACACCTGAGCAAAACCTCATCGCACTTTCTCACTACCTGGAGTGCTTGCGCATTCAGCGAACAGCAGCGCAAATGATGGCGATTTTTGGTGCAAAACAACCCCATCCACAGTCCTTGACTGTAGGCGGTGTGACATGTATTATGGACCTTATGAGCCCTGCGCGCTTGGGTGAGTTTATGGTGAAATACCAAGAAGTTGCTGATTTTATCAACCGTGCGTACTACCCTGATGTTGTGATGGCAGGCAAGGCGTATGCGGTAGAAGAAAGCGTTCTGAACGACTTAGGAACGGCTAACCTCTTTACGTATAAAGAGTTTCCTATTAATGCAAATGAGACTATTTTTGAAAGTGGCATTATTATGAACGGCGATTTGAGCCAAGTGCTTGAAATCGACGAAAGTAAAATCACTGAAGAAGCAACCCGTGCATGGTATGTAGATAACGAGCCATTACACCCGTATGATGGTAAGCAAAATCCTAACTACACAGGGTTTGTAAGCATGGATACCATCAATGACAAAGGTGAGCTCGCACACTCTAAAGCGATTGATACCAAAGGAAAATACACGTGGGTTAAAGCCCCTCGATACGATGGCAAGCCAATGCAAACAGGACCACTTGCAAATATTGTGGTGAACTACGCTAAGGGCAACCCGCGTGTTGTGAAGGTTGTTGATCAATTCTTGAAAGAAACAGGTCTTCCTTTGGCAGCGGCCCTTTCAACCCTTGGCCGTACAGCGTGCCGTATGCTTGAAACGAAGGTGATTATTGACAGTGGCATGGAAGCGTTCCAAAGCCTTGTTAATAACCTTAAAGTTGATCAAGAAACTTGCGCTCCGTATGTGATTGATAAAAACAAAGAATACAGAGGTCGTTACATTGGCAACGTGCCTCGTGGGGTGCTTTCTCACTGGGTTCGCATCAAAGGCGGTGTGATTGAAAATTACCAAGCAGTTGTTCCGACCACTTGGAATGCTTCTCCCAAAGATGCAAGTGGTGTGCGTGGACCATACGAAGAAGCATTAGTGGGTCTTAAGATTGCAGATTTATCTCAGCCTTTAGAGATTATCCGTATCATCCACTCATTTGACCCATGCCTTGCGTGTGCGGTACATGTTATGGATACCAAGGGCAACGAAATCAGTAGCTATAAGGTCAATCCAAACGGTACTAGCTGCTAA
- a CDS encoding hydrogenase small subunit produces the protein MEHAEMFERVSARLAELSKFPKLREDKSVRSMMDENGVNRRDFMKWAAGMTALLSLPSSFTPLMAQAAELTDRLPVVWLHMAECTGCSESLVRTAEPTIDSLLFDFISLEYHETLMAAAGWQAEHNLEDAIKKYKGRLILMVEGGIPEGQSEFYLTVGPHGTTGAAHCRAAAESAAAIFAIGSCSSFGGVQAAYPNPTNAQPMSKFTNKTVINVPGCPPSEKNIVGQVLHYVLFGALPALDVYNRPKWSYGIRIHDLCERRGRFDAGEFVEQFGDEGAKKGYCLYKVGCKGPYTFNNCSIERFNQHTSWPIQAGHGCIGCSEPDFWDTMGPFEEPLGSRLYQTLYGVGADKTADKVGVALLTATAVGIAAHAAIAAVKGSKKEEE, from the coding sequence ATGGAACATGCCGAAATGTTTGAGAGGGTTTCTGCGCGACTTGCAGAACTTTCTAAATTTCCGAAGCTTCGGGAAGATAAGTCCGTTCGTAGTATGATGGACGAAAATGGCGTTAATCGCCGTGATTTTATGAAGTGGGCAGCGGGTATGACAGCACTTTTGTCTCTCCCTTCTTCGTTCACGCCATTGATGGCGCAAGCTGCTGAACTCACAGACCGTTTGCCAGTAGTATGGTTGCACATGGCAGAATGTACAGGCTGTAGTGAGAGTTTAGTGCGAACGGCAGAACCAACAATCGACAGTTTACTTTTTGACTTTATTTCCCTTGAATACCACGAAACATTGATGGCTGCTGCGGGATGGCAAGCAGAGCACAATCTTGAAGATGCCATCAAAAAATACAAAGGGCGACTTATCTTGATGGTTGAGGGCGGCATTCCAGAAGGACAAAGCGAGTTCTACTTAACTGTTGGGCCACACGGAACCACAGGGGCAGCCCATTGTCGTGCTGCTGCAGAATCTGCTGCGGCTATTTTTGCTATCGGTTCATGTTCAAGTTTTGGTGGGGTTCAAGCAGCCTATCCAAACCCAACCAATGCACAACCTATGAGTAAATTTACCAATAAAACCGTTATTAATGTACCAGGATGTCCTCCAAGTGAGAAAAACATCGTAGGTCAAGTGCTTCATTATGTTCTCTTTGGCGCACTTCCTGCCCTTGATGTTTATAACCGTCCAAAATGGTCTTATGGTATTCGTATTCATGACCTTTGTGAGCGACGTGGCCGCTTTGATGCGGGTGAGTTTGTTGAGCAATTCGGTGATGAGGGTGCAAAGAAAGGCTACTGTCTTTACAAAGTAGGTTGTAAAGGTCCTTATACGTTTAATAACTGCTCAATTGAGCGCTTTAACCAACACACTTCTTGGCCAATTCAGGCGGGACACGGCTGTATCGGATGTAGTGAGCCAGACTTTTGGGACACAATGGGCCCATTTGAAGAGCCTCTTGGCAGTAGACTCTATCAAACACTCTATGGTGTAGGGGCAGATAAAACGGCGGATAAGGTTGGTGTTGCATTGCTAACAGCAACGGCTGTAGGTATTGCGGCGCATGCTGCGATTGCTGCAGTTAAAGGTTCAAAGAAAGAAGAGGAATAA
- a CDS encoding nickel-dependent hydrogenase large subunit has protein sequence MRISKEIITKIEGEAKLELAWENNKVIDSRVSFLNFRGIEEILKERHPLDALVITPRVCGICSHAHISAAVLALEDCYTSLGYPLEISAKAKAIRTIVLNAEKIQNHLKWLMVSVVPELAKHDKRLEKIVLPQGKPWVATQEAFSKILKMGAIFSGQWPHGSYVMVGGVTCDPTQMDIMQARLLLDEVDNFCEKTLFGVACGEIVTEKIVFGTLGHMPLLGMIFEVLVREPFVTLGRSYDRFLALGFDNGLGAQKCLKTRVVNADPKYVSESLVNTFFEKNGHTYSKSALYKNKYFETGPLARMMIQKEPLVREMHRKYKDALITRILARVIEIAHLVVQTRHLLDALCIEEPSCVKPTFPIETLNIKGQGVVEAARGSLLHRVELQKGKILSYDIITPTVWNLGNGTKKEPSVIQKALLGARSVREAELVFKSLDVCSVCTTQ, from the coding sequence ATGAGGATTAGTAAAGAAATTATCACTAAAATCGAAGGAGAGGCAAAGCTTGAGTTGGCATGGGAAAACAATAAAGTTATTGATTCAAGGGTCTCTTTTTTAAATTTTCGCGGTATTGAGGAAATCTTAAAAGAGAGACACCCGCTTGATGCGCTTGTCATTACCCCTAGGGTGTGTGGTATTTGTTCCCATGCGCATATCAGTGCCGCTGTGTTGGCCCTTGAGGATTGTTACACCTCTCTTGGATACCCTCTTGAAATTTCAGCCAAAGCCAAAGCAATTCGCACCATTGTGCTCAATGCTGAAAAAATTCAAAACCATTTAAAATGGCTAATGGTTTCTGTTGTGCCAGAATTAGCAAAGCATGATAAGCGTCTCGAAAAAATTGTTTTGCCTCAGGGTAAGCCTTGGGTAGCAACACAAGAAGCATTTTCAAAAATTTTAAAAATGGGTGCTATTTTTAGTGGGCAATGGCCTCATGGGAGCTACGTGATGGTTGGTGGCGTCACCTGTGACCCTACACAAATGGACATTATGCAAGCACGCTTGCTTCTTGATGAGGTGGACAATTTTTGCGAAAAAACCCTCTTTGGAGTGGCCTGTGGAGAAATTGTGACCGAAAAAATAGTCTTTGGCACCTTAGGTCATATGCCGTTGTTGGGAATGATTTTTGAAGTGCTTGTCAGGGAACCTTTTGTGACACTTGGGCGAAGCTATGATAGGTTTTTGGCTTTGGGTTTTGATAATGGACTGGGTGCGCAAAAATGCCTTAAAACTCGCGTTGTGAACGCAGATCCAAAATATGTTAGTGAAAGTTTGGTCAACACCTTTTTTGAAAAAAATGGTCACACTTACTCTAAAAGTGCTCTGTATAAGAACAAATATTTTGAAACAGGCCCTTTGGCGCGCATGATGATACAAAAAGAGCCTTTGGTGCGGGAGATGCATCGTAAATATAAAGATGCACTAATCACGCGAATTTTAGCCCGAGTGATTGAGATTGCACACCTTGTGGTTCAAACGCGACACTTGCTTGATGCCCTTTGTATTGAAGAGCCTTCTTGTGTTAAACCTACTTTTCCGATTGAAACCTTAAATATAAAAGGGCAAGGTGTGGTCGAAGCGGCTCGAGGATCATTGCTACACAGGGTTGAACTACAAAAAGGGAAAATTCTCTCCTATGATATCATCACTCCCACGGTGTGGAATCTTGGAAATGGCACCAAAAAAGAACCCTCTGTGATTCAAAAGGCACTTTTAGGGGCTAGAAGTGTGCGTGAGGCCGAACTTGTTTTTAAAAGTCTTGATGTTTGTTCTGTGTGTACAACCCAGTAA
- a CDS encoding hydrogenase: MPEATPFTIAWVQGLTCNGNSHSLLNYTQFASFCEVFSFLYHPLFPSPFTLKALMDSPAAIDVLIIEGALSHDASMIERHGMGLDEILGVLMPRATHVVCVGSCASFGGVFKERDPEKIMGGLFRGEKKGGFFGDALKTLAGNSLVNLPGCPVHPSWVIETLMLLKHRRPLVLDTLCRPKEIYAYLAHHGCLRNEYFEWKVDCDTFGIKEGCLFYEQGCQGPMTHANCNKILWNETSSKTRVGSPCLGCTEPSFPRQTLFLTPKYMSLPAVPVGISRRAYYALAGVAKGFRIERLEKRLMDED, from the coding sequence ATGCCTGAGGCAACTCCCTTTACCATTGCATGGGTTCAGGGCCTTACATGTAATGGTAATAGCCACTCTTTGTTAAATTATACGCAATTTGCCTCTTTTTGTGAGGTTTTTTCTTTTTTATACCATCCCCTTTTTCCTTCCCCCTTTACTTTAAAAGCACTAATGGATTCTCCTGCTGCTATTGATGTGCTCATTATTGAGGGTGCTTTGAGTCATGATGCCTCTATGATAGAGCGCCATGGGATGGGGCTGGATGAGATTTTAGGTGTGCTGATGCCGCGCGCAACCCATGTGGTGTGTGTGGGAAGTTGTGCTTCTTTTGGTGGTGTGTTTAAAGAGCGTGATCCAGAGAAAATCATGGGTGGTCTTTTTCGAGGTGAAAAAAAAGGCGGCTTTTTTGGGGATGCATTGAAAACGCTAGCAGGCAATTCTCTTGTCAATCTTCCTGGGTGTCCGGTGCATCCTTCATGGGTTATTGAGACGCTTATGCTACTAAAGCACCGCCGCCCTTTGGTGCTTGACACTCTTTGCCGTCCAAAGGAAATTTATGCATACCTTGCCCACCATGGCTGTTTGCGTAATGAGTATTTTGAGTGGAAGGTGGATTGTGATACCTTTGGCATAAAAGAGGGGTGTTTGTTTTACGAGCAAGGGTGTCAAGGCCCCATGACACACGCAAATTGCAACAAAATTTTATGGAATGAGACGAGCAGTAAAACACGTGTAGGTAGTCCTTGTTTGGGGTGTACTGAACCAAGCTTCCCTAGGCAAACGCTTTTTTTGACACCCAAATACATGTCACTTCCCGCTGTTCCTGTAGGGATTTCTAGACGTGCATATTATGCCCTTGCTGGTGTTGCTAAAGGGTTTAGAATTGAACGATTGGAAAAAAGGCTAATGGATGAGGATTAG
- a CDS encoding TetR/AcrR family transcriptional regulator — translation MAKVNNKSELILEAALKLFSTQGFYATTIPQIAKSIGMSAGNIYNYYTSKELLAREIIRYSSKMIAEKIQKINEMPISTEEKIQKIVEAYFQIAEKKPEHLNYFLRVFLSNKEVFKDGCEGMLCVSEFMTELMIFFEEGVRKGELRNQDFFTAFGLLMGYLGGFVFLNGENTLSRGLLTYVDEIADNIYRALKAEDA, via the coding sequence GTGGCAAAGGTAAATAACAAATCAGAACTTATCTTAGAAGCGGCATTAAAACTCTTTTCGACCCAAGGGTTTTATGCCACCACTATTCCCCAGATTGCAAAATCTATCGGGATGAGTGCGGGAAATATTTATAACTACTACACTTCCAAAGAGCTTTTGGCGCGAGAAATTATTCGTTATTCTTCAAAAATGATTGCGGAAAAAATCCAAAAAATCAATGAAATGCCCATTTCTACGGAAGAAAAAATCCAAAAAATTGTCGAGGCCTACTTTCAGATTGCGGAAAAAAAACCCGAACACTTGAATTATTTTTTACGTGTTTTTCTCTCAAATAAAGAGGTCTTTAAAGACGGATGCGAAGGGATGCTTTGCGTGAGTGAGTTTATGACCGAACTTATGATTTTCTTTGAAGAGGGCGTGCGCAAAGGCGAACTTCGCAATCAGGATTTTTTTACCGCTTTTGGGTTGCTAATGGGCTATTTGGGAGGGTTTGTTTTTCTTAATGGAGAAAATACGCTTTCGCGAGGACTGTTAACCTATGTGGACGAGATTGCAGACAACATCTACCGTGCCTTGAAAGCAGAAGATGCCTGA
- a CDS encoding CNNM domain-containing protein produces MTLLFIYVAIAVGVSFVCSLLEAILLSLSYSYIQVLKKERPSVGQLLEKFKKNIDVPLSSILILNTISHTAGAAGVGAEAVKIFGSEAMFFVSAILTLLILFLSEIIPKTIGALYWKELAPVAAFGIRFLVFVTYPLVVVSIFVTKKIAGNKKGHTMTREEFLQSALLGENEGIIDEKESDIIENTLQLSKSKVYDILTPRSVVFAVEKTMSVRDVLLKEEVHKFSRIPVYEGSIDNVVGMVMAKKIFQKAIINQDVAIESIMQPIFSIHENIPVSYALDMFIKRREHMFVVIDSYDQTEGIVTLEDCIETVLGVEIMDEADTTDDMQAFAKTLMKLKKKQQKKEIKKTLKHMMPQGQEGQSS; encoded by the coding sequence ATGACGCTCTTGTTTATTTATGTGGCTATTGCTGTTGGGGTTTCGTTTGTCTGTTCGCTACTCGAAGCTATCCTGCTTTCCTTGAGCTATTCTTATATTCAAGTACTCAAAAAAGAACGTCCATCTGTTGGGCAATTGCTTGAAAAATTTAAGAAAAACATTGATGTCCCTCTTTCGTCGATTCTGATTCTCAATACGATTTCTCATACCGCAGGAGCAGCAGGTGTTGGTGCTGAGGCAGTGAAGATTTTTGGCTCTGAGGCAATGTTTTTTGTTTCAGCTATTCTTACGTTGCTTATTTTGTTTCTTTCTGAAATTATTCCAAAAACTATTGGCGCATTGTATTGGAAAGAGTTGGCTCCCGTTGCAGCCTTTGGCATACGATTTTTAGTTTTTGTTACCTATCCGTTAGTGGTTGTTTCTATTTTTGTAACTAAAAAAATTGCAGGAAACAAAAAAGGGCACACAATGACCCGTGAAGAGTTCTTGCAAAGCGCACTTTTGGGAGAAAATGAAGGTATTATTGATGAAAAAGAGTCTGACATCATTGAAAACACCTTGCAGTTGAGTAAAAGCAAGGTGTACGATATTTTGACTCCCCGAAGCGTGGTGTTTGCGGTGGAGAAAACCATGAGCGTACGCGACGTGCTTTTAAAAGAAGAGGTCCACAAGTTTTCGCGCATACCCGTGTACGAGGGTAGTATTGACAATGTTGTTGGCATGGTGATGGCAAAGAAGATTTTTCAAAAGGCCATCATTAATCAAGACGTTGCCATTGAGAGCATCATGCAACCAATATTTTCGATTCACGAAAATATTCCCGTTTCGTATGCCTTAGATATGTTTATTAAGCGCCGTGAGCATATGTTTGTGGTCATAGACAGCTATGACCAAACGGAGGGTATCGTAACCCTTGAAGATTGTATCGAGACGGTGCTAGGTGTAGAAATCATGGATGAAGCCGATACGACCGATGATATGCAGGCGTTTGCAAAGACGCTCATGAAATTAAAGAAAAAACAACAGAAAAAAGAGATAAAAAAAACCCTTAAGCATATGATGCCCCAAGGGCAAGAAGGCCAATCTTCGTAA